The genome window AAGCAAGAGACCAGCCAAGAGTTCTCGTTCAATGGAAGATGATGAAGGTCTAAGAGATGAAGAGATCGAGGAATTTCTTCAGTCAAGGTTTGTACCTCTAACCAGTTGTAATTTTATCCCCGGCATTCATACGGAAAACTGACTGACACGAACCTGTTTTATGATGACAGAGTGAAGCGCGGTCGAGGTTCTATAGGTTCAAGGATGGATGAAACAGGACCTTACCTACCCACCGACTCTCCAGGAATGCCGTCAACGGACCCCATTATAAGGGAACATCGTGACACATTAGGTCCCAAGAAACCACCTTCACTGAAATCCGAGGAATCTTCTTCCGATGAGGAAGTTCGAGAACATAGacggaagaaagaaaaagaccaTTCTAAGAGCTCAGATAAGAAGCATAGAAGGAAGCATAAatctaaagaaaaatatatggataagaaaaagaagaggaaggaagaaaaaagaagtaaaCATCGGAAGTGAGTAATATAAAggttttattatcaatttatgtACTATTTGGTGACAATCAATAGTTTagttttatctaattttatgtACCATTTGTGGTAATAATCAATGATTGTAGCTTTGTAAAATGGGTCATTCCGTGTTCTACGAtgaaaatatgcataaaagCTGACGTTGAGGCTTTCTTTCTTTTGGCCCCCGTTTTAGACCCAATTTCATTATTACTTAGTAAATTCCTTTTTTGTTATGGATGACcgtataattatttaattttgtaacttttttcaCCAATggtaatttctaaatttttcgtAATAGCAATTTTAACTCTTAATAGTTACATATTGAATAatctaacccttaaattttgaatcttgtataatttgacttttttactcttctaacctaaaaattaaaaaataaattaaaagttcacAAAATTTGCAACAAACGgaatactaaaaatttcaagatagtagttttcatcttttcttattccttttaaaattaatcttcaatatcacaaaaaatcaaattacacaCAAAGTTAACTTTTTAGAATCAAAgctaaatgatataatttataaatgtttaggTTAAAGTTAACTATAATGCTAATTTTAAATGCTACCACCATTAGCCCACTAATAAgcgaaaaatataaattaaataattaggtaattattttgtaacttttcataattaaataactaaaaaatatttactaataattagattattacTAATGTAGTTGGCTCAAAAAGAACATGAGCACTTAAACAAACCTATAATCGAGCTAGGCTAAATCCAAATATGGACTATGTTGAGCTCGACTCAAAATTATCTTGATTAAACACAAACTCAACTCAAGATTTAAGCCCTATTTGGCAATTAGTTGATTATTGATTGCAGTGACTGGTTTGATCAACTAATTCTATTAActgtttatttaaaagtatttggtAAAACTTAGTTGATAGTTGAAAGGTGATatatgtaaagaaaaaaaactaaacaaacaaacaaatgaaaGCATGACACATTTCATTGTTaggtatttatttgtttataatactttagttttattaggtgaaattattgaaataaaacatttttaccaaagaaataaaacattcattatgaaaattaattagtgaatatttttgaattttaaataaacaaatttcttaagttatttatttacaaatattaacgttgtagaaattgaaaaatattaaaagtgtATCAATATAATTGCAAACTATATTCTTAGTAATAATTATGACATGTTCTTAGTATgtaaattaatgataattatgTCAAACTTCGAACAAATTTATAGtagcatatttcaattaatataaagttaCATAATGAATCATTTTACACAAATAAATCggaaataaattaagaatatataaatattcaaaaatagaTGTGACAAAGAGTAATTTTGAGTAAGCATATGACAAAgggaataaaatattttaatcgaactataaaaaaaaaactcaaaaactcTGTTTACCGAACACCTCATACTCAAAACTACTCAAACTTGATTAAgcttatttatcaaattttgtaCCCGATTAAAATTGTAATCCAGCTTGTGTTCGAAAGATAATAacctaatttaataatataagatatataaaaataaaaaataataataaaacccaCAACCAATTCGAACGGTCGCTCAAGTTGCTCGAGTGCAAACTCAactaataattatcaaattgcGAATAActagaacaaaataaaataaattcaagtttttaCATTACCATACATTTATAAATGGAATGCTTGCTTTTGTCCtacttacaaaaatatatagtttcCATTAACTCGAATGCCTAATGCATTTCGCATACAACCAGCATGTGTCTACACTCTACAATAAGCTCTAACAAACCAAATTCTACTGCGTGCCAAACAAGAAACAACAAATAATCAGTGCCGTAGAAAAACTTTGCGACGAAGTAAGGCAAATGTCATGAGTCATCGTAATGATGATCCGTCTCGTCAAAGATCTCCTCCTGAGAAAGGTCACATCCAAGGCAGATGTGTGAGAAACGTTTGACGGAAATGAAATCGGAAGTTGGCTAATAGTAGGAATATGTACCTGTAAAAGCTCTTCAATGACATCTTCCATTGTTATAATGCCAACAGCCTCCTCTTCTTCAGGGAGCTGTGGAAGTGGACTGCCATTTAGATGTAAGATGTCAGAATCAGTACCCTTTGACCATTTCCGGCTCCGGGAACCACTTTTAAAAGAATCATTCGAAGTGGGAAAGCTCTTCCACTTCTTCAGTGATCGTTTACGTCTTAAAGCATTTTCTTGAGGATATTTCTCACCATCAATGTCAACCTTCACTTCCGGCAAAGGGCCTGTTTCAAGAGAGGAACAAACAGATAAAGACGAATATAAAGCAATAGAGAATTATGCATTATAAACAAGTTTCCATGGACGGGTAACTGGTATAAGTGGAAATTCAGTGAGAATATTCTAATAAGAGGGTGATACTTACTCCTAGATGAGTTGCTAGAAGGCGGCTGGTCTGTCTTGTTGCACTGTCTTACAACAACGGCCATATGGCTATGACCTTTTtgaaattcatttaatatatcGTACAACGGTAGAGTGTCTTGAACCCTGTACCAAGCAaatatacaaatacaaatatGGAGGATCAACCAATGAGTATGGTGCAGATAGTGACATTCTTTGCAGAACGACATGAATACAAGTTGTCCATTTCTTTTAGAGTTTATTTAATATAAGATACCTTGGAATCCTTCGTATAGTGACACTCTTCACAGGAACTTCATCTTCAGGGTGGACTGTTAATAAATTCTTGACCTGTGAGATTAAAAGATAAATGGTGTtcaataaaataccaaaataaaaacatttgaaagtaAAAGCCTAAGGAATAGGGAAACGTCAAATAAGTAACAAAATGTTAGTGTTCAGAAAGGAACTCGTATAAAGGTGGTGGGATGCATTAATGATTCATGCAACCATTAGCATGGCTAACTAGAAAGCCTGTCATATCACAGAGCATCATCCAGTTGGaaacaattacataataacacTCGACAAACTATAAATGATGTTAGTTTTAgctgaagaaaaattattaccAAAACAAGTCCAATAATGTTTGTAGGGTGCTCATAATAAACTGGAACTCTGCTATGTCCTTTCTCCAAAATTAAACTCATCAATTCCCTGTCCATAGCAAGCATGTAATGGTACCTTATAAAATCTGAGGGAAATTGAGAATGATATTAAATGTCATGTTTCTTGATAATTTACAGAAAATCATACCTGTCAAGCTTGGCGTTAATATCAATAGCAAATGTTTCGGATATAGGAGTCATGGCATCTTTAGCTGTTTTCTCGGAGAGCTCAAGTGCTCCAGCTATAATTGTTGTCTCATCGTGCGTCAGTTCTCCACCTTTTCCAGCCTAACAAAGGTTCAATAGAAGGATCATAAATCTGAAAGTTACCATGAAAGAAAGCATATCCCCAAAAGGCATTGCACTTACAATGGCATTGATTTGATAAATGGAAACAACCAAGTAAATAGTAACTAGAAGAAAGCAATGTAAACAACtgtagataaaattaaaaagcttGTATGCAAAAACCAAGAAGTTGTTAACCAAACCTCGTTCCCGTGCAAATTTACTAGGGTTTTCAACTCGGCTCTTCGAAAAAGTGCTACATGTCCATGGCCTAGTAAAAAGTCTAACAGCTGAAGAACAGATAAGATCAGTCAAGAGAGCAATTTGCAGCATTCAAAGTGAGTATCTATAGCAACATTCATTACCTTGCTTATTGGGTATGCAACAGGAAAACAGATCCAAACAAGAACTTGAACGAATGGAGCTACAGTTGCACCAATTGCCAAACCGTATCGTGAACAGACGGATTGCGGTATTATCTGCACAaacaattaaattgaaattaggATTCAGGACATGCATAGAACTTCTTGCCTTTTTCTACTATATCGAGTAACACACATCAAAATAGTCGAAACACAAAATGTCATGTTCAGGGTGTAACAAGGATTTCTATTTTCTATCTCTGCCAAGTTCGAAAGCGCTTCAGCTAATACGATCTAAGGTAGATCCTCACCTCACCAAACAGAAGAATCAAGGTCACTGAAATCAAGATAGCACCCCAAGCGGTGACCAAACTATCAAGGAAAATGGGAAGTGcctgaaaaaaataacaaaacaagttccaaacattagttaaaaatttCCAAACAAAACCATATCACAGGTCAGGCTGAAGCtgtatctataatatatatatatatacatatacctcCATTGCAGCAGCATTGCATATAAGTAGTGTACAAAGCAACAAATGCTGTTTTTTGACAACCGGCAATATTTTTTCTGTTTCAAAATGGGGGGATAAAATTAGCTTGTGTACCCTTTTATCTGACTATAATTTCACTAACCATCACTTAACTAGATGATCAAATTTCAATTGTGTCATCTAATTTTTCAGTCTAACATTCCAAATTCAAACCTCGGtcaaaaaaaggtaaattattccaatcattcaattaaagaagaaacaaatgaaaaagagTACCAGCATGTTTACGATCCTTGGGAGTACCGGACTTGGCAAGAACCTCAAGATCGACGAGACTCATCGACATAAGGCCCAAAGTAAGCCCCGACATCAAACCCGCGAACAATACCAACAACACTACTATTAATATGTGAATAAAGAACTCCAATTCACAACAACTGTACTCCACCGCCATTCAAAGTTCTCTCTTTGTATAAGAAAAACAACCTCACAAAtcaagcaaaaattaaaataaaaacttaggGTTTCGTTAGAGATACGAAGAGCAAAGATGATAAAGCTCttccattacgaaagcaacatTAGCTAAtagcaaaaaaacaaaagagtaAAGCGAAATCCCGTCGAAAAGGATTCGGTGTAGATTATTATGGTTTttgtggatgaaattgaaagctGAAGCTAATAAATGGGATTATAATCTAAACAGCTGTGAGTTTTTCGGTTTTCGAGCTCtatgattaattatttatagtgatgttGAGGATGATCTTCATCTACGTGTACTGTTTACTTACAGTttactgtttttctttttcccaaatGCAACTTAACTCGTCATTCCAATTTGAGCTTAATTAAGTTCgtgattcatttaaatttaagtattatgatatttaaaatagaattgtttaaattaaatcgaattaaattttactaatttttaataattattgcaAACATTTAATAGAATTACTCGTTCatcttttatattaatataacaaGTTGCTAaatacataaaaagaaaaatggtcaTTTAAGGCTCTAAATTCCGGGATAAACTTAAACAAATGTTTACCTTCCTCCcgtaatttaatgataaatttaatcattaatatttatatattttgtcaaaataattttaattatattttttgtcaaattaaatCCGACTCATTATCAACTCTAGCTCTATTTTTCACTATACGACAAATGAGTTAAAATTTGTAACCATATGGAAAAGTTAAACCAAAAGATTGCTTATATTTGACAACGTATCTACCAACCGCATACAATGTTGTCGATATTACCATAAATCTATTTTTGGTAAAAccaatattatattaaatggTAATGCCTTTTACCAAAtgttaattaattgagtttaattCAAGTGGTATatgtattattgttaatataagaGGATATGAATTCAGATTCTTCTATAATTTTAACatcatattaaaaacaaatataatcaaaatttgtaataaaataattaaaatatattaaaaacttttcttttgtattctcagttgaagataagatttgaaTTTAGTCTTATTTAATAAAGATAATATATACATCACAATGAGGGTTGGACCTTAtcggaaaaataaataaatgttgaacAGCTACCATTGATGTCAAATTGTGTCTTGACAATCAAAGGTTATACCTTTTCATTTACGTACTTGAATAGAGATATGTCATGATGTTGGCATTGACAAATGTACTGCATGCATACATTTTTGTCTATAccactaaatttaaaaaaaaaattgataacgTGACATTTTGATATTGTGTTAAatcattgtttaaaaattaaaaattatacaaattttcaAGCTATGGTATGCTACAATATTTGAGTATCAGgtataatgttttataattgaattagtgGTTGAATTGTTCAGACCATTGATTATTGATTCAACCGGTTTGATTGATGCTAGGCAagcaataattaaataaatacttaaaaattcataaaaataaaaatatttattgaaacaGTTTAACCCCTTCATTTAAACTAATGTATTAATCGATTATCAATTTAGCCGGTCCGACCAATAACTCTAATCATGGTCTAAAAACATGGTTGAGATCATCAACTAGTGATATCTTGATTTCAAATCAGAGTTTGAAACAGATTTGATGTCTTGTTTTATCTGACAAACAACCAAATAACATCAATTAGGTAAGCTGTCACCATTTCAGCACTGTCGAGCTTGCGGACCAACTCACATGATGTTTCAATACGACAAGTGCATCAGCATTGCCTTATAATTTTCGCCTCGTCGCTTTTCATGGTATTAATATGTGTTTTCTAATCCttacataattctttttttatgatCTCAATCAAACTAATTTTTATGATTACAAGTTGCAAGTAAGGACTTGCCGCtcttacaataaaaatattatcattgaAGATTTTATTAGGGGGATTTCAGTAAGGTTGATTTGGATCggattttagaatttttttaattaaatacttagtcATGTCTATGTTGAATTTGCCAAGGCTTGGTCCATTGGAGTTCAAGCTCCAACTAGCATCAAACTTACACGAGTTGGAGCTCTCTTTTAgtgatttaaatatatgttcattttataatttatgtttaaaattcgtgattgtttttcttaataatattatttttaaagtttaaatttaaattctccCTTTAAAAGTGCAATATACGATGCACGAGTTTAAACTCTCTAACAAAGCCTGAATATGCTAGTAAAAAACTATTGCTCGTGGTATTCGGGAGAATCACCTCTTTTTAGGGAAAGAAGCTTCTACGTAGCTCAAAGGCAATGTGCAAAGCATGAGTAGCCAATGGCCCTAACGAATAGATTTCGCTAAGGGTTAGATTTGGGTAGTCAATACGCAACCCAAAtcttcattatatatatatatatattacgtATCGTGTTTGACCTTTGACCTTAGATATGATCAGAATATTTAGGGTGTGTTTGGATTGACGATTGAGTGTGATGCATACACTTATTTTCAAGTGTTCATGTGACTCAAATATTGACTTAAAAATCGAAAAGCATTCAAATATCCTAATTCTTCTTATTTTCAAGTTTACTATAAATGACATCAAATTCGGATTTGATATTTAGTAAAGTTAAAATACATGTATTAGATTTTCaatacataattatcaaatgggTAGTTGGATTTAACGTGTTAAAATGTAGTgtcaataaatatttaaaagggttattcatttcttttaatcGTTAGATCCAAATTATTTATACAAGAGGCAcacacttatttacaatttgattcATGGGTTTTAAATATTGAGTAATAAATTATTACTAAGTTTACGTCTTAGCCACTCAtcttttcaaaaagttacaaaatagttattGAACTTTTCGAATGTTTTTTACTTACTTCATTGggctgttaagttttttttcttttaaagttcgGTTAGCGAGCTTCAAGTGATGATTCGACAATCGGTACGATAGATCAATACCCATTGATGAGTAAAATAACATACTATAGATCCAAGTCAATTTGACGAGTAGTGTTGGAGATCGGAGGAGAAAATTGTTTGGGTTTTAGTTCACATATTTGTGatgtttaaagttgtttcataaaaaaataaataaattgtagaaaataatgaaaataagagcTTTTGATTTGTGTAGGTAATACGAACAAAAAGTATAATTCAATAACGATTTTAACAGCTTATTGATTTAAATGAAAgcttgtaactttttgaagtgaccaaaatttaaacttattaataatttagttattatatttaTCCTTAGTTATTACTGTAACTTTa of Gossypium raimondii isolate GPD5lz chromosome 3, ASM2569854v1, whole genome shotgun sequence contains these proteins:
- the LOC105795489 gene encoding DUF21 domain-containing protein At2g14520 isoform X2, whose translation is MLALPIFLDSLVTAWGAILISVTLILLFGEIIPQSVCSRYGLAIGATVAPFVQVLVWICFPVAYPISKLLDFLLGHGHVALFRRAELKTLVNLHGNEAGKGGELTHDETTIIAGALELSEKTAKDAMTPISETFAIDINAKLDRELMSLILEKGHSRVPVYYEHPTNIIGLVLVKNLLTVHPEDEVPVKSVTIRRIPRVQDTLPLYDILNEFQKGHSHMAVVVRQCNKTDQPPSSNSSRSPLPEVKVDIDGEKYPQENALRRKRSLKKWKSFPTSNDSFKSGSRSRKWSKGTDSDILHLNGSPLPQLPEEEEAVGIITMEDVIEELLQEEIFDETDHHYDDS
- the LOC105795488 gene encoding uncharacterized protein LOC105795488 → MDLETENRIAAILLKEAAELKRQADKEGVHVYLQQPKVRGRPNSRFLTATVLGVQQANRAVEVNEMWRVRQKELELNDRLKGRSKKDTSHSRSYGDTSNSSIRTSGKHESDFSASCSSSKRPAKSSRSMEDDEGLRDEEIEEFLQSRVKRGRGSIGSRMDETGPYLPTDSPGMPSTDPIIREHRDTLGPKKPPSLKSEESSSDEEVREHRRKKEKDHSKSSDKKHRRKHKSKEKYMDKKKKRKEEKRSKHRK
- the LOC105795489 gene encoding DUF21 domain-containing protein At2g14520 isoform X1 → MAVEYSCCELEFFIHILIVVLLVLFAGLMSGLTLGLMSMSLVDLEVLAKSGTPKDRKHAEKILPVVKKQHLLLCTLLICNAAAMEALPIFLDSLVTAWGAILISVTLILLFGEIIPQSVCSRYGLAIGATVAPFVQVLVWICFPVAYPISKLLDFLLGHGHVALFRRAELKTLVNLHGNEAGKGGELTHDETTIIAGALELSEKTAKDAMTPISETFAIDINAKLDRELMSLILEKGHSRVPVYYEHPTNIIGLVLVKNLLTVHPEDEVPVKSVTIRRIPRVQDTLPLYDILNEFQKGHSHMAVVVRQCNKTDQPPSSNSSRSPLPEVKVDIDGEKYPQENALRRKRSLKKWKSFPTSNDSFKSGSRSRKWSKGTDSDILHLNGSPLPQLPEEEEAVGIITMEDVIEELLQEEIFDETDHHYDDS